One stretch of Alcaligenes aquatilis DNA includes these proteins:
- a CDS encoding DUF4148 domain-containing protein, whose amino-acid sequence MKSITRATIASLILGATALSGTAMAATNNVATGENLNYPTIQSTDAPLSRQQVVQELATAQEQGYVSAGSMSDYPRIDTRSELSRDQVAAQANDWNNNNGSFVAY is encoded by the coding sequence ATGAAAAGCATCACACGCGCAACTATCGCCAGCCTGATTCTGGGTGCTACCGCTTTGAGCGGCACCGCCATGGCAGCCACCAACAACGTCGCCACCGGTGAAAACCTGAACTACCCAACGATTCAATCGACCGACGCTCCTTTGAGCCGTCAGCAAGTGGTTCAGGAACTGGCTACCGCTCAAGAGCAAGGCTACGTTAGCGCGGGTTCCATGAGCGATTACCCACGTATTGATACCCGCTCCGAACTGAGCCGTGATCAAGTTGCAGCTCAAGCCAACGACTGGAACAACAACAACGGCTCCTTCGTTGCTTACTAA
- a CDS encoding cyanate transporter — translation MSFTQTAPARSGALASPGLWLAFVILVGLNLRPFLTSSGTLARQVAEGLDMPLSSLAWLTLLPMMVMGLGAFCMPSLRRVLALRHVLMTALLLLCLGCVLRWFVPNGASLIATALICGFGVSLLQAGMPGLIKEQFPHHIAQVTGIYSATLMGGGALGAQITPLLSALTDSWRIALAFWALPISVALWIAWKVVPRQEPGANLSPPSLSLLARPRTWTLMVCFGLINGGYASLVTWLATFYQDRGWSAQSSGSLVAVLSVAQAIAAFGLPTLAAKNKDRRMWVWLALACQCVGFLAFTFVPDMAPYLWAIIIGIGLGGCFSLLLLVALDHFPDAARAGTLSALMQGGGFPIAALFPMISVQLREMSNGFQAGWLLHAAMAALVAIMAWSFQPAQYAKKMNRDDSL, via the coding sequence ATGTCTTTTACTCAGACTGCGCCCGCACGGTCGGGCGCATTGGCCAGCCCAGGCTTGTGGCTGGCTTTCGTCATTTTGGTCGGGCTGAACCTGCGCCCTTTTCTGACATCCAGCGGTACTTTGGCCAGGCAGGTGGCCGAAGGCTTGGACATGCCTTTGAGCAGCCTGGCCTGGTTGACCTTGCTGCCTATGATGGTGATGGGGCTGGGGGCCTTTTGCATGCCCTCTTTGCGGCGTGTCCTGGCGCTGCGTCACGTGCTGATGACTGCTTTGCTTTTGCTGTGTCTGGGCTGCGTGTTGCGCTGGTTTGTGCCCAATGGAGCCAGCCTGATTGCCACAGCCCTGATCTGCGGTTTTGGGGTGTCTTTGTTGCAGGCTGGGATGCCCGGTTTGATCAAAGAGCAGTTTCCGCATCATATTGCTCAGGTAACCGGAATTTACTCGGCCACCCTGATGGGGGGTGGTGCTTTGGGCGCGCAGATTACGCCTTTGCTGAGTGCCTTGACGGATAGTTGGCGTATCGCCCTGGCATTCTGGGCCTTGCCCATTAGTGTGGCCTTGTGGATTGCGTGGAAAGTGGTGCCACGCCAGGAGCCGGGCGCGAATTTGTCGCCGCCCTCCTTGTCTTTGCTGGCTCGTCCCCGCACCTGGACCTTAATGGTGTGTTTTGGCCTGATCAACGGGGGTTATGCCTCCTTGGTGACTTGGCTAGCGACGTTCTACCAAGATCGAGGCTGGTCAGCGCAATCCAGCGGTAGCCTGGTGGCGGTTTTGTCGGTGGCGCAAGCGATTGCGGCGTTTGGTTTGCCCACCTTGGCGGCCAAGAACAAAGACCGCCGTATGTGGGTATGGCTGGCCCTGGCTTGCCAATGTGTTGGCTTTCTGGCCTTTACTTTTGTGCCCGATATGGCCCCATATTTATGGGCGATTATTATCGGCATCGGTCTGGGCGGTTGTTTTTCTTTGCTGCTGTTGGTGGCTCTGGACCATTTTCCGGATGCGGCTCGTGCCGGGACGTTGAGTGCCTTGATGCAAGGCGGTGGCTTTCCGATTGCGGCCCTCTTTCCCATGATCAGCGTGCAGTTGCGTGAAATGAGTAATGGCTTTCAGGCAGGCTGGCTGTTGCATGCGGCAATGGCGGCATTGGTGGCCATCATGGCCTGGAGCTTTCAGCCTGCGCAATACGCCAAAAAGATGAATCGGGACGACAGTCTTTAA
- a CDS encoding PQQ-dependent sugar dehydrogenase → MRIKKILGLSSAFAATVLGMAAAIAPTPARAQSEPVPVISGPAVSVEILASGLEHPWAMAFLPNNAGILLTERPGRLRIWTKENGLSEPITGVPKVHAHSQGGLLDVALAPDFFRSRRIYLAYAERRDKQHSATTVGYGVLSSDLKRIDAFRPIFRQEPALSTGQHYGVRMTFDPGGRDLYIALGENNQPATSQQLDHLQGKVVRIRPDGMVPRDNPFRSLRGARAEIWSYGHRNPQGMAWNPWTNELWVAEHGPQGGDELNRIQSGANYGWPLRTKGQGYDGKPIPNASTTLIEGLIEPFHYWSVSPAISGMAFYNDERVPDWQHSLFVGALKEQALIRLQFDEEDGHIVGEERLLQDLKQRIRDVRVGPDGDVYVLTDENNGQLLRIQAKP, encoded by the coding sequence ATGCGTATAAAGAAAATTCTCGGCTTGTCCTCGGCGTTTGCTGCCACCGTGCTGGGCATGGCTGCCGCCATTGCGCCGACGCCGGCCCGGGCACAATCTGAACCTGTTCCTGTTATCAGCGGGCCGGCTGTCTCGGTTGAAATCCTGGCCAGCGGACTGGAACACCCTTGGGCCATGGCTTTTTTGCCCAATAATGCCGGAATTCTCCTTACCGAACGCCCAGGTCGCCTGCGCATTTGGACCAAAGAAAACGGCTTGTCTGAACCCATTACCGGTGTGCCCAAAGTCCACGCGCACTCTCAGGGCGGTTTACTGGATGTGGCTCTGGCCCCGGATTTTTTCCGCAGCCGCCGGATTTATCTGGCTTATGCAGAGCGGCGCGACAAGCAACACTCGGCCACCACCGTAGGCTATGGCGTGCTGTCTTCGGACCTGAAACGTATCGATGCCTTCCGTCCGATTTTCCGCCAGGAACCCGCCTTGTCCACCGGGCAGCACTATGGCGTGCGCATGACCTTTGATCCGGGTGGACGAGACCTGTACATTGCCTTGGGCGAGAACAACCAGCCCGCAACCTCCCAGCAACTGGATCATCTGCAAGGCAAAGTCGTACGTATCCGTCCGGATGGCATGGTCCCACGCGACAACCCCTTTCGCAGTCTGCGCGGTGCCAGGGCGGAGATCTGGAGCTACGGCCACCGTAACCCGCAGGGCATGGCCTGGAACCCCTGGACAAATGAACTCTGGGTCGCTGAACATGGCCCGCAAGGCGGCGATGAGCTGAACCGCATTCAATCGGGCGCCAATTATGGCTGGCCTTTGCGTACCAAGGGTCAAGGCTATGATGGCAAACCCATTCCCAACGCCAGTACCACACTGATTGAGGGCCTGATCGAACCCTTCCACTACTGGTCAGTGTCGCCTGCTATCAGCGGTATGGCTTTCTATAACGACGAGCGCGTCCCGGACTGGCAGCACAGCCTGTTTGTTGGGGCCCTGAAAGAGCAAGCCTTGATTCGTCTGCAATTTGACGAAGAGGACGGCCATATCGTCGGAGAAGAGCGCTTGTTGCAAGACCTGAAGCAGCGTATCCGGGATGTACGCGTCGGGCCGGATGGCGATGTCTATGTGCTGACCGACGAAAACAACGGCCAGCTCCTGCGCATACAAGCCAAGCCCTAA
- a CDS encoding c-type cytochrome, with protein sequence MRVKQLLVCTALFSAGFSAQAAQASFESVQDVLTRNACLSCHTVDRKVVGPAYKDIAAMRKSDPANAEVIAQHIRQGSKGVYGPLPMPANPAISDADIQVVVDWIMAGAPKE encoded by the coding sequence ATGCGAGTAAAGCAGCTACTGGTCTGTACAGCCTTGTTCAGTGCCGGTTTCAGTGCTCAGGCAGCCCAAGCCAGTTTTGAATCGGTCCAGGATGTGTTGACCAGAAACGCTTGCCTGTCCTGCCACACTGTGGACAGGAAAGTGGTCGGTCCTGCCTATAAAGACATTGCTGCCATGCGCAAGAGCGATCCGGCCAATGCTGAGGTGATTGCCCAGCATATTCGTCAAGGTAGCAAGGGGGTTTATGGTCCTTTACCCATGCCTGCAAATCCGGCCATTTCCGATGCGGACATCCAGGTAGTCGTGGACTGGATCATGGCGGGTGCGCCAAAAGAATAA
- a CDS encoding cyclase family protein, protein MSVSLAHSPHQASNTPSLSAQEVGISPWGPDDEIGRLNLITPASRAAILSRLDGSKVYDLATDYYLGMPSWQDAGDPHYQFWMTHTPRGTEVDDPMGVGKDMNAVRSYTGTAFSMYSHTGTHIDALNHFGIHGKIWNGFKADEHLGDRGWNRTGIEKFPPLIARGVLIDVAAAKGVDMLPDQYRITRQDLKDALARQKTVLKEGDIVLIRTGRMKLFNDPQAYMNAPPGMGLDAARYLVEEGGAMIVGADNLSFETFPSEVPDDYVPLHTYLLAQQGVPIIELIALDELSKDKVYEFAFIGGPLKIRGGDAAPLRPVAIPIR, encoded by the coding sequence ATGAGCGTCTCCCTGGCCCATTCCCCCCACCAAGCGAGCAACACCCCGTCTCTTAGTGCTCAGGAAGTAGGCATCAGCCCGTGGGGACCGGATGATGAAATTGGCCGCCTGAATCTGATCACCCCTGCTTCCCGGGCGGCCATTTTGTCCCGCCTGGATGGCAGCAAAGTCTATGACTTGGCGACTGATTACTACCTGGGCATGCCTAGCTGGCAGGATGCGGGTGACCCGCACTATCAGTTCTGGATGACGCACACCCCTCGTGGGACTGAAGTGGATGACCCGATGGGTGTTGGCAAGGACATGAACGCGGTGCGTAGCTATACGGGCACGGCCTTTTCCATGTACAGCCATACGGGGACACATATCGATGCCCTGAATCATTTCGGAATTCATGGAAAGATCTGGAATGGCTTCAAGGCTGATGAGCATCTGGGTGACCGTGGCTGGAACCGCACGGGTATCGAAAAATTCCCGCCCTTGATTGCCCGTGGTGTCTTGATTGATGTGGCCGCCGCCAAAGGCGTAGACATGCTGCCTGACCAATACCGCATCACGCGTCAGGACTTGAAGGATGCCCTGGCCCGCCAAAAAACGGTGCTGAAAGAAGGTGATATTGTCCTGATCCGTACTGGGCGCATGAAGCTCTTTAACGACCCCCAAGCCTATATGAATGCGCCTCCCGGCATGGGGTTGGATGCCGCTCGCTATCTGGTGGAAGAAGGCGGCGCCATGATTGTGGGTGCAGACAACTTGAGCTTTGAGACCTTCCCTTCCGAAGTGCCCGACGACTACGTGCCTTTGCATACGTACCTGCTGGCACAGCAAGGTGTACCGATTATCGAGCTGATTGCGTTGGATGAGTTATCCAAGGACAAGGTCTATGAGTTCGCCTTTATCGGTGGCCCGCTCAAGATCCGTGGTGGTGACGCCGCTCCCTTGCGCCCTGTCGCCATTCCGATTCGCTAA
- a CDS encoding ankyrin repeat domain-containing protein — MSATIQGLLAGLLMGLALGSGNVYSQTVLLEAVEQGDSAKVREILSEKRARASVSVSDDQGQSPLLRATWLNHVDIAEQLIRAGADVNQTDSIHDSPYLVAGAQGRLEILRMTLKNGADLRSVNRYGGTALIPAAEHGYVDIVRLLLAAGVDPNHVNYLGWTALHEAIVLSDGGPDHQEVLRLLIKAGADVNLPDRQGVRPLSLARQRSQTEMAEILEQAGANP; from the coding sequence ATGAGCGCAACAATTCAAGGCTTGTTGGCAGGACTGTTGATGGGCCTGGCCTTAGGAAGTGGCAACGTGTACTCGCAAACCGTTTTGCTGGAAGCAGTCGAACAAGGCGATAGTGCCAAGGTGCGCGAAATTCTGTCAGAAAAACGAGCACGCGCCAGTGTCAGTGTCAGCGATGATCAAGGGCAAAGTCCCTTGCTGCGTGCGACCTGGTTGAACCATGTGGATATTGCTGAGCAGTTGATACGCGCGGGCGCGGATGTGAACCAGACTGACTCCATTCACGACAGCCCTTATCTGGTTGCCGGTGCACAAGGCCGTTTGGAAATTCTACGCATGACTCTGAAAAATGGGGCTGATCTGCGTAGCGTGAACCGTTATGGTGGCACCGCTTTGATCCCAGCCGCTGAACATGGCTATGTCGATATCGTACGTTTGCTGCTGGCAGCGGGCGTAGACCCTAATCACGTGAATTATCTGGGTTGGACTGCCCTGCATGAGGCCATCGTGCTGTCCGATGGGGGGCCAGATCATCAGGAAGTGCTGCGCTTGCTGATCAAGGCCGGGGCGGATGTGAACTTGCCGGATCGTCAGGGTGTGCGACCGTTAAGTTTGGCGCGCCAACGTAGCCAAACCGAAATGGCCGAGATTCTGGAGCAGGCCGGGGCGAATCCCTAA
- a CDS encoding class I SAM-dependent methyltransferase, whose translation MPDSNLLEHNARAWDKQAQTESPWSLPVSSEQVEQARRGQWQVHLLPSPVPADWLGDIQGKSVLCLASAGGQQAPILAAAGAKVTVFDLSAGQLDKDRMVAERDGLSLQIEQGDMCDLSRFASESFDLILHPVSNQYVPDISVVWKECARVLRPGGHLLSSFFNPAVFIADRDPSYAQQGLIRPKFTVPYSDLSSLETEALQAKQARMEPLIFGHSLAQQIGGQLQAGLHLVDYIEEMHPAPRFEIEKYLPSFMATRSRKPA comes from the coding sequence ATGCCAGATTCCAACTTACTCGAACACAATGCCCGTGCCTGGGACAAGCAGGCGCAAACCGAAAGCCCCTGGTCCTTGCCTGTCAGCAGCGAGCAGGTTGAACAGGCCCGTCGTGGGCAATGGCAAGTGCATTTGCTGCCCTCGCCTGTTCCTGCGGATTGGCTGGGTGATATTCAAGGTAAATCCGTTTTATGCCTGGCCAGTGCCGGTGGGCAGCAAGCCCCTATTTTGGCCGCAGCCGGGGCTAAGGTAACGGTGTTTGATCTGTCTGCCGGGCAACTGGACAAAGACCGTATGGTGGCCGAGCGTGACGGCTTGTCCTTGCAGATCGAACAAGGCGATATGTGCGACTTATCGCGCTTTGCGTCCGAGAGTTTTGATCTGATCTTACACCCGGTGTCTAACCAGTATGTGCCTGATATCAGCGTGGTGTGGAAAGAATGCGCCCGCGTTTTGCGTCCAGGCGGACATTTGCTGTCCAGCTTCTTCAATCCGGCTGTGTTTATTGCCGACCGGGATCCCAGTTATGCCCAGCAGGGCTTGATCCGTCCCAAGTTCACGGTCCCTTATTCGGACTTAAGCAGCCTGGAGACCGAGGCCCTGCAAGCCAAGCAGGCTCGCATGGAGCCCTTGATTTTTGGGCACTCCCTGGCGCAGCAGATTGGTGGGCAGTTGCAGGCAGGTTTGCATCTGGTCGATTACATCGAAGAAATGCACCCCGCCCCGCGCTTTGAGATCGAGAAATACTTGCCCAGCTTTATGGCGACACGCAGTCGCAAACCGGCTTAA
- a CDS encoding heavy metal translocating P-type ATPase, producing the protein MTTSASNKGSRLTLDVEGMTCASCVSRVEKIIGKVPGVQSAQVNLATNKATVDYDGAAPIQAIMQAVEKGGYKVSQQDIVLDVQDMTCASCVGRVEKALLKVPGVQKASVNLATAKAHVQVVQGVKAADLIQAVSKAGYPASLAQAAATNDQFERAEQSYETLRKRFWLALVLALPVFILEMGGHMVPAFHHWVASTIGTQNSWLIQFVLTTLVLLFPGREFYTKGIPVLLRGGPDMNSLVAVGTLAAYSFSLVATFVPQWLPAESVYVYFEAAAVIVALILLGRVMEARAKGRTSEAIQRLLSLQPPTARVRRDGQEVELPLADLHTGDIVLVRPGERIPVDGDVVAGQSYVDESMVTGESIAVSKSLGDKVIGGTVNQKGSLEFEATAVGQDTVLANIVSMVEQAQGSKLPIQAVVDKITLWFVPAVMTLAVLTAIVWLIFGPSPALSFALVNAVAVLIIACPCAMGLATPTSIMVGTGRAAQAGVLFRKGDSLQALRDVKVVAVDKTGTLTKGAPELTDFVCASGENQDQTLAAIAALENYSEHPIAQAIVSAAKDKHVTLPKAEQFESLTGLGVTAQIGADQWHVGADRLMTQLGADLSAFTEQAQTLAQEGKTPMYAARNKQVIALLAVADPIKETTPRAIEQLHARGIKVVMITGDNRHTAHAIARRLNIDEVVAEVMPEGKVQAVQALRETHQHLAYVGDGINDAPALAVADVGIAIGTGTDIAIEAADVVLMSGDMQGVVTAIALSHATMRNIRQNLFWAFAYNVALIPVAAGVLYPFNGTLLSPMFAAGAMALSSVFVVSNALRLRRVKLD; encoded by the coding sequence ATGACAACAAGCGCTTCAAACAAGGGCTCACGCCTGACTTTAGACGTAGAAGGCATGACTTGCGCCTCCTGCGTGAGTCGGGTTGAAAAGATTATTGGCAAAGTGCCAGGAGTGCAATCGGCCCAGGTCAACCTGGCCACCAACAAAGCCACCGTGGACTACGACGGGGCTGCCCCCATCCAAGCGATTATGCAGGCAGTGGAAAAGGGTGGTTACAAAGTTTCCCAACAAGACATCGTTTTGGATGTCCAGGACATGACCTGCGCTTCTTGCGTAGGTCGGGTGGAAAAAGCCCTGCTGAAAGTGCCCGGTGTACAAAAAGCCTCGGTCAATCTGGCTACCGCCAAAGCCCACGTCCAGGTCGTGCAAGGCGTAAAAGCTGCCGACCTGATTCAGGCCGTAAGCAAAGCCGGTTATCCCGCCAGCCTGGCTCAGGCCGCCGCCACAAACGACCAGTTCGAACGAGCCGAGCAAAGCTACGAAACCCTGCGCAAGCGTTTCTGGCTCGCTCTGGTTCTGGCCTTACCTGTTTTCATTCTGGAAATGGGCGGCCATATGGTGCCTGCCTTTCATCATTGGGTGGCCAGCACCATCGGCACACAAAATAGTTGGTTGATCCAGTTTGTTCTCACCACGCTGGTCTTGCTATTTCCTGGGCGAGAGTTCTATACCAAAGGAATTCCTGTTCTGCTGCGTGGCGGCCCGGATATGAACTCGCTGGTGGCGGTGGGGACGTTGGCAGCGTACAGCTTCTCGCTGGTTGCAACCTTTGTTCCCCAGTGGCTGCCTGCCGAATCCGTTTACGTTTACTTCGAAGCCGCCGCTGTCATCGTGGCCCTGATTTTGCTCGGGCGCGTCATGGAGGCCCGCGCCAAAGGCCGTACTTCTGAAGCCATTCAGCGCTTGCTCAGCCTGCAACCACCTACCGCCCGTGTACGTCGTGACGGACAGGAAGTCGAACTGCCTTTAGCCGATCTGCATACCGGCGATATCGTCCTGGTTCGTCCCGGCGAGCGTATTCCGGTTGACGGTGATGTGGTGGCCGGTCAAAGCTATGTGGACGAATCCATGGTGACGGGCGAATCGATTGCCGTCTCCAAATCCCTGGGCGATAAGGTCATCGGTGGTACGGTAAACCAAAAAGGTTCGCTGGAATTTGAAGCTACCGCCGTAGGGCAGGACACCGTACTGGCCAATATTGTCTCTATGGTTGAGCAGGCCCAAGGCTCCAAGCTGCCGATTCAGGCCGTGGTCGACAAAATCACGCTGTGGTTTGTGCCTGCCGTCATGACACTGGCCGTCTTGACCGCCATTGTGTGGCTGATTTTTGGCCCATCGCCCGCACTGAGCTTTGCGCTGGTCAATGCCGTGGCCGTGCTGATTATTGCGTGCCCTTGCGCCATGGGTCTGGCCACACCAACCTCCATCATGGTGGGAACAGGTCGTGCTGCACAGGCAGGTGTGCTATTTCGTAAAGGGGACTCTCTGCAAGCACTGCGCGATGTGAAAGTCGTGGCCGTGGATAAAACCGGCACCTTGACCAAAGGCGCGCCCGAGCTGACCGATTTTGTGTGCGCCTCGGGTGAAAACCAGGATCAGACTTTGGCTGCCATTGCCGCTTTGGAGAATTACTCCGAACACCCGATTGCTCAAGCCATCGTCAGCGCCGCCAAGGACAAGCATGTCACGCTACCCAAAGCCGAGCAATTCGAGTCCCTGACCGGCTTGGGCGTCACGGCTCAAATCGGAGCCGATCAATGGCATGTCGGTGCAGACCGCTTGATGACTCAATTAGGTGCAGACCTGTCTGCCTTTACGGAGCAAGCCCAGACGCTGGCCCAGGAAGGCAAGACGCCCATGTATGCCGCTCGCAACAAGCAGGTTATTGCCTTGCTGGCTGTGGCTGATCCGATCAAGGAAACCACCCCGCGCGCCATTGAGCAGTTGCATGCCCGTGGCATCAAAGTAGTCATGATTACCGGGGATAACCGCCACACGGCCCATGCCATTGCCCGCCGCTTGAATATTGATGAAGTGGTGGCTGAAGTCATGCCTGAAGGCAAAGTCCAGGCTGTCCAGGCCTTGCGCGAAACCCATCAACATCTGGCCTATGTCGGTGACGGGATTAACGACGCACCCGCGCTGGCCGTGGCCGACGTGGGGATTGCCATTGGCACCGGCACGGATATTGCCATTGAAGCGGCTGATGTGGTTTTGATGTCGGGGGACATGCAAGGCGTAGTCACCGCGATTGCCTTGTCCCACGCCACCATGCGCAATATCCGTCAAAACCTGTTCTGGGCCTTTGCCTACAACGTGGCGCTGATTCCCGTTGCCGCCGGTGTGCTGTATCCCTTTAACGGCACCTTGCTCTCGCCCATGTTTGCCGCAGGCGCCATGGCCTTGTCCAGCGTCTTTGTCGTTAGCAATGCCTTGCGTTTGCGTCGTGTGAAGCTGGATTAA
- a CDS encoding universal stress protein — protein MLNVLVPVDGSDASTRALKAAVDILTGKPEATLHVLAVPTPIVSGNVKRFFSEDVLQAYYQDEGSNALLPARSVLAGSPLKVKESIIAGNAAQTIKEYVENNQIDHVVMGTRGLSALPGLVLGSVTTKVLSLVHVPVTLIK, from the coding sequence ATGCTTAATGTTCTCGTTCCTGTCGATGGCTCAGATGCTTCCACGCGCGCTTTGAAAGCAGCGGTTGACATCCTAACGGGCAAACCAGAAGCCACTTTGCACGTACTGGCTGTTCCTACACCGATCGTGTCGGGCAACGTTAAACGCTTTTTCTCGGAAGACGTGTTGCAGGCGTACTACCAGGATGAAGGCAGCAATGCGCTTTTGCCTGCGCGCTCCGTGTTGGCTGGATCGCCCTTGAAAGTCAAAGAGAGCATTATTGCCGGCAACGCCGCTCAAACTATCAAAGAATATGTAGAAAATAACCAAATCGATCACGTTGTGATGGGGACTCGCGGTCTGAGCGCCCTACCCGGCCTGGTGCTGGGTTCGGTTACAACCAAGGTGCTGAGCCTGGTGCATGTGCCCGTCACCTTGATCAAGTAA
- a CDS encoding DsbA family oxidoreductase codes for MHDQTHPDTTQPLVSPLIIDFFHDAVCGWCYVMSPRLRQVAADLGIQVRHHTFVLQDSREQMLRAFGSMERAKREILGHWAACAQHDDTQSINIEGMQAQSFEYPHGMPSALACQAAYLLAGEQGHWDYFDAVQRAHLVESRNIGDMDTLLAIAVAQGFGGEAFLSAMDSDIAHQRVQTDRTQAARMGIQSIPTVLVSSRETGQELARLQTQPADMLKTRLLALL; via the coding sequence ATGCACGATCAAACACACCCTGACACGACTCAGCCGCTGGTCTCCCCCTTAATTATTGATTTCTTCCATGATGCCGTCTGTGGATGGTGTTATGTCATGTCGCCACGTCTGCGGCAAGTGGCTGCTGACCTGGGCATCCAGGTCCGCCACCATACCTTTGTTCTGCAAGACAGTCGTGAGCAAATGCTGCGGGCCTTCGGCTCCATGGAGCGCGCCAAACGTGAAATCCTGGGGCATTGGGCCGCCTGCGCTCAACACGACGATACCCAGTCCATCAATATCGAGGGCATGCAGGCACAGAGCTTCGAGTATCCCCACGGTATGCCGTCCGCCTTGGCTTGTCAGGCGGCCTATCTGCTGGCTGGTGAGCAAGGTCATTGGGACTACTTTGATGCCGTGCAGCGCGCGCATCTGGTAGAGAGCCGCAATATCGGCGATATGGACACCCTGCTGGCGATTGCCGTGGCTCAAGGTTTTGGTGGTGAAGCCTTTTTGAGCGCCATGGATAGCGATATTGCTCATCAGCGGGTTCAAACCGATCGCACTCAAGCCGCCAGGATGGGTATCCAGTCCATCCCCACCGTCCTGGTGTCATCGCGCGAGACAGGCCAGGAGCTTGCTCGCTTGCAGACCCAGCCTGCCGACATGCTCAAAACCCGTTTGCTCGCCTTGCTGTAA
- a CDS encoding YtoQ family protein yields MTYTVYLSGEIHTDWREQIAQGAKAVGLDITFTSPVTDHDASDAAGDHLGPASEGFWRDHKSSKINAIRTRTLIEQADLVVVRFGDKYKQWNAAFDAGFCAALGKPYVTLHAEDIIHPLKEVDASAQAWATTPEQIVEILRYTLKA; encoded by the coding sequence ATGACTTACACCGTTTATCTGTCTGGCGAAATTCACACGGATTGGCGCGAGCAGATTGCCCAAGGCGCAAAGGCCGTTGGACTGGATATCACCTTTACCAGCCCGGTCACCGATCATGATGCCAGCGATGCCGCAGGCGATCACCTAGGGCCGGCCAGCGAAGGTTTTTGGCGTGATCACAAGTCTTCCAAAATCAATGCCATCCGTACCAGAACCCTGATTGAGCAGGCGGATCTGGTCGTGGTGCGTTTTGGGGACAAGTACAAGCAGTGGAATGCTGCTTTTGATGCTGGCTTCTGTGCCGCCTTGGGCAAACCCTATGTGACTTTGCATGCCGAGGACATCATCCACCCATTGAAAGAAGTGGATGCCAGTGCGCAGGCCTGGGCGACCACACCCGAGCAGATCGTCGAGATTTTGCGCTATACGCTGAAAGCCTGA
- a CDS encoding LysR family transcriptional regulator — MSTIIAGPLLNDIAIFVEVARARHFSRAAQALGMPVSTVSRRIRELEKEVGVALLKRSTRNVDVTDAGQVYFERCLAVVEQARLAHEQLLDVAQTPKGRLRVSMPASFSIVLMPSIIRGFNQQYPDIELEFDLTIRPIDLQSDNYDCVIRVGAQPDSSAVATMLGQIRLGLYATRNYLDRKGRPKHPSELEGHTCICARPARADRIWSLRGPNQERYDAVVEGAITVNNAIMMRKLAVHDLGITAASLLERRLDPDCAQLERVLPDWEFAPFPILALLPSRLMPQKTRVFLNYLRSELDRLMSQPELDVAAAGQAYP, encoded by the coding sequence ATGAGTACCATTATCGCCGGCCCTTTGCTCAACGACATCGCGATCTTCGTGGAAGTGGCCCGCGCTCGCCACTTTAGTCGCGCTGCCCAGGCCTTGGGAATGCCCGTCTCCACGGTGTCACGCCGTATCCGTGAACTGGAAAAAGAAGTGGGGGTGGCTTTGCTAAAACGCAGCACCCGCAATGTGGATGTGACCGATGCCGGGCAAGTGTATTTCGAGCGTTGCCTGGCCGTAGTTGAACAGGCCCGGCTGGCCCACGAGCAGTTGCTGGATGTGGCCCAAACCCCCAAAGGCCGCTTGCGCGTTTCCATGCCGGCTAGCTTCAGCATTGTGCTGATGCCGTCCATTATCCGAGGCTTCAATCAGCAGTACCCCGATATCGAGCTGGAGTTTGATTTGACGATTCGGCCTATTGATTTGCAGTCGGACAATTACGATTGCGTCATTCGCGTGGGTGCCCAGCCCGACTCCAGCGCGGTCGCCACCATGTTGGGACAGATTCGATTGGGGCTGTATGCAACCCGCAATTATCTGGATCGCAAAGGGCGGCCCAAACACCCTTCAGAGTTGGAAGGACACACGTGTATCTGCGCCCGCCCTGCTCGTGCGGATCGTATCTGGTCCCTGCGCGGCCCGAATCAAGAGCGTTATGACGCTGTTGTGGAAGGGGCTATCACTGTGAATAACGCCATCATGATGCGCAAGCTGGCTGTGCATGATTTGGGAATTACCGCCGCATCCTTGCTGGAGCGCCGTCTGGATCCGGATTGTGCGCAACTGGAGCGTGTTTTGCCTGATTGGGAGTTTGCGCCTTTCCCCATTCTGGCGCTATTGCCATCCCGCCTGATGCCACAAAAAACTCGTGTGTTTTTGAACTATTTACGCAGTGAACTGGACCGATTGATGTCGCAACCGGAGCTGGATGTCGCAGCGGCCGGTCAGGCTTATCCCTAA